From the genome of Indicator indicator isolate 239-I01 chromosome 17, UM_Iind_1.1, whole genome shotgun sequence, one region includes:
- the SHROOM4 gene encoding LOW QUALITY PROTEIN: protein Shroom4 (The sequence of the model RefSeq protein was modified relative to this genomic sequence to represent the inferred CDS: deleted 2 bases in 1 codon; substituted 2 bases at 2 genomic stop codons): MERGGGRPGAPQYVHVQLQGGAPWGFTLRGGLEHGEPLIVSKVEDGGKAALSRRLQPGDELVNISGTPLYGSRQEALILIKGSYRTLKMIVRRKERQGQALXSCPPSXPASIPAATRLDSSSNNSQGLGQCRTLCTGQGVPRGSAGAQHHPWRSVPVLRPHSWHMAKLAESRPDAPTMHCPTDAFSFSWPSGCDVSTDRSSSIGSMESLDQPSQAYYEGDPSPIDQGMYHSKRDSAYSSFSASSIASDCALPLRPEEATSVDSSLQGPCKPPDGRYLTTGAELPASRHPEAWRAPVPPQPPIRRDSLRAAPVGGGDRRRASVSVDMLHAKGRWISDTFLCQRDREAEVTGGRTPAPYPMKDHLSADQYYMLSSHSERCLAEPLLVESTDPGNQLHLDSSVHRVPDAAAVGDNPLLSSLKGHTPHRHSAPEQLLASQLRSLQVGTSSGRASPAPDGHHWTLSPLHPEGSRPGAVGATQDSQLCPEPCCRCCPEPQRACGQDTRVASPAQATEGPAEEESRAGGRRAGGPPHRSAQMRRRSDRFATSLRNEIQRRKAQLQKSRGPGAPPPGEEPVEEAEEPPEISVPMEGPPAPTERLSPVPSEAGRNAGHSGDRGISTPDPLPAPKGPPSPEQAAPTGRGRWRWSPERKLQPQRSPSPSELGGYGQGPVARGSPPRGSDEAVLLPFADRRRFFEESSRPPPPRHGKPPAADPAAFQAPGPERRDSRRLSVDQPYSPNSPSRPGSAGPYTECCREQPPCYKPLGRPGELEYLRGFSYPYGVPLRPESCHYCGGDPCPLPLPRGHTCRCYPQPWARCPECCCPAPRPGREESDAWPPRRAFTSEFPLDEWEPPAITRKASQSVSELSHYQLGFPRLGPFHPCFESAETEWPPCYRATSTHDLSWDGDRVVRSPESPPEPLNRPLRGRAFSESHLNLEPASPRGRSRRDLTHAKLDPPGVPKKKGPPPPRPPPPNWEKYRQRRMSQRLPDGSGNVSAFTATPVPSRGIAEAVRERSQSLTGEQGGWSRGHAARPHALPGAWPRPEPPGSLHRTPEPDAGSTEICRAMGTGEERTKVKHPWEMEEQPQRLSRNQEKGWVSPRRVGECSLPLRGGPGPTTPEAPKPSLGAAEGLSCQGGQSHPRRVDSEELLWDVVGRDQSLAGILAPSTSLGPTTEVMGERQAWRECFQQDWRLENLAQDRQGFEPISPPPTSTGSSTSYPAYYSAAAGKAEPLGKVKELPEVVEGSSEDEDEEADRELVEKKLQLIESLSRKLAVLQEAQRGLQEDISANGALGEDVAARLQALCTPGEFDKYRLFVGDLDKVVNLLLSLSGRLARVETALSSLGPHAPAEDKVALREKQRLLVAQLEDAKELKEHVGRREEAVGAMVARYLPAEHLQDYRHFVKMKSALITEQRELEEKIKLGQEQLRCLRESLGQVPKGC, translated from the exons ATGGAGCGCGGCGGGGGCCGGCCCGGCGCCCCCCAATACGTGCATGTGCAGCTGCAGGGGGGCGCGCCCTGGGGCTTCACGCTGCGCGGCGGGCTGGAGCATGGAGAGCCCCTCATCGTCTCCAAG GTGGAGGACGGGGGCAAGGCTGCGCTGTCCCGGCggctgcagccaggtgatgAGCTGGTGAACATCAGTGGGACACCACTGTACGGGTCCCGCCAGGAGGCCCTGATCCTCATCAAGGGCTCCTACCGCACCCTGAAGATGATCGTCCGCAG gaaggagaggcagggccaggctctgtaGTCGTGTCCCCCTTCCTGACCTGCATCCATTCCC GCTGCAACCCGACTGGACTCCAGCTCCAACaacagccaggggctggggcagtGCAGGACATTGTGTACAGGGCAGGGGGTGCCacggggcagtgctggggctcagcaTCATCCATG GAGGAGTGTGCCCGTCCTCCGGCCCCATTCCTGGCACATGGCCAAGCTTGCCGAAAGCCGCCCCGACGCCCCCACCATGCACTGCCCCACTGATGCCTTCAGCTTTTCCTGGCCCTCGGGATGTGATGTCAG CACTGACCGGAGCAGCTCCATCGGGAGCATGGAGAGCCTGGACCAGCCCAGCCAGGCCTACTATGAAGGGGACCCCTCACCCATTGACCAGGGCATGTACCACAGCAAGCGGGACTCAGCCTAcagctccttctctgccagCTCCATTGCTTCTGACTGCGCCCTCCCCCTCCGCCCTGAGGAGGCCACATCTGTTGACTCCAGCCTCCAAGGTCCCTGCAAGCCCCCCGATGGGCGCTACCTGACCACgggagctgagctgcctgccagccggCACCCCGAGGCCTGGCGGGCACCTgttcccccccaaccccctaTCAGGAGGGATAGCCTGCGGGCAGCCCCAGTTGGTGGAGGGGACAGGCGTCGGGCATCAGTGTCAGTGGACATGCTGCATGCTAAGGGCCGGTGGATCTCTGATACCTTCCTCTGCCAGCGGGACAGGGAGGCAGAGGTGACGGGTGGGAGGACACCGGCACCATACCCCATGAAGGATCATCTCTCTGCTGACCAGTATTACATGCTGAGTTCCCACTCAGAGAGGTGCTTGGCTGAGCCTCTCCTGGTGGAGAGCACAGATCCTGGCAACCAGCTGCACCTGGATAGTAGTGTGCACAGAGTACCGGATGCAGCAGCAGTAGGGGACAACCCACTGTTGTCCTCCCTCAAGGGCCATACACCACACCGGCACAGTgctcctgagcagctgctggcatccCAGCTTCGCTCCCTCCAGGTGGGCACCAGCAGTGGGAGAGCCTCACCGGCCCCTGATGGGCACCACTGGACCCTCTCCCCACTGCATCCTGAGGGCAGCCGGCCAGGGGCTGTAGGGGCCACCCAAgactcccagctctgcccagagcCGTGCTGCCGCTGCTGCCCTGAGCCACAGCGAGCCTGTGGGCAGGACACCCGggtggccagcccagcacaggccACCGAGGGTCCAGCGGAGGAGGAGAGCCGGGCAGGGGGCCGCCGGGCTGGTGGCCCTCCCCACCGCTCTGCTCAGATGCGCCGCCGCAGCGACCGCTTTGCCACCAGCCTGCGCAATGAGATCCAGCGGCGCAAGGCTCAGCTGCAGAAGAGCCGGGGACCCGGCGCCCCACCACCGGGTGAGGAGCCAGTGGAGGAGGCCGAAGAGCCCCCTGAAATCAGCGTGCCGATGGAGGGCCCCCCTGCCCCGACTGAGCGTCTCAGCCCCGTGCCGAGCGAGGCTGGCAGGAACGCTGGCCACTCTGGAGATCGGGGCATCTCCACTCCCGACCCGCTGCCAGCCCCCAAAGGGCCTCCCTCCCCCGAGCAGGCGGCGCCGACAGGCCGGGGCCGCTGGCGTTGGTCCCCGGAGCGCAAGCTGCAGCCGCAGCGCTCGCCCAGCCCCAGCGAGCTGGGGGGCTACGGGCAGGGGCCGGTGGCCCGCGGCTCCCCGCCGCGGGGCAGTGATGAGGCTGTGCTCCTGCCCTTCGCCGACCGCCGCCGGTTCTTCGAGGAAAGCAGCCGGCCACCGCCGCCCCGGCACGGCAAGCCCCCGGCAGCTGATCCCGCTGCTTTCCAGGCCCCCGGCCCCGAGCGCCGGGACTCCCGCCGCCTCTCTGTGGACCAGCCCTACAGCCCCAACTCACCCAGCCGTCCTGGCTCTGCCGGCCCCTACACCGAGTGCTGCCGGGAGCAGCCCCCCTGCTACAAGCCGCTGGGAAGGCCAGGGGAGCTGGAGTACCTGCGAGGCTTCTCCTATCCCTACGGCGTTCCCCTGCGCCCTGAATCCTGCCACTACTGCGGGGGGGACCCGTGCCCCCTGCCGCTGCCCCGTGGCCACACCTGCCGGTGCTACCCCCAGCCCTGGGCGCGCTGCCCTgaatgctgctgcccagcccctcGCCCTGGGCGGGAGGAGAGTGATGCCTGGCCCCCCCGGAGAGCTTTCACCTCG GAATTTCCTCTGGATGAGTGGGAACCACCAGCAATAACCAGGAAAGCCAGTCAGTCAGTCAG tGAGCTCTCCCACTACCAGTTGGGCTTCCCAAGGCTTGGCCCTTTCCACCCCTGCTTTGAGAGTGCTGAGACGGAGTGGCCACCTTGCTACCGGGCTACATCAACGCATGACCTGTCATGGGATGGCGACCGTGTGGTCCGCTCCCCTGAGAGCCCCCCGGAGCCCTTGAACCGCCCGCTGCGGGGCAGAGCCTTTTCCGAGAGCCACCTCAACCTGGAGCCTGCCAGCCCTAGGGGCCGCAGCCGAAGGGATCTTACACATGCCAAGCTGGACCCTCCTGGCGTCCCTAAAAAGAAAGGCCCTCCACCTCCCCGCCCACCACCTCCCAACTGGGAGAAGTACAGACAGCGCCGGATGTCCCAGCGCCTGCCAGATGGTTCCGGGAATGTCTCTGCCTTCACCGCCACACCAGTGCCGTCCCGTGGCATCGCTGAGGCTGTGCGTGAGCGGTCGCAGAGCCTtactggggagcagggaggctggTCCCGGGGGCATGCTGCTCGCCCTCATGCCCTACCAGGTGCCTGGCCCCGACCTGAGCCCCCCGGATCACTCCACAGGACACCCGAGCCTGATGCTGGTAGCACTGAGATTTGCAG GGCGATGGGGACTGGGGAGGAGCGGACGAAGGTGAAGCACCCCTGGGAGATGGAGGAGCAGCCCCAAAGGCTCAGCCGGAACCAGGAGAAGGGCTGGGTCAGTCCCCGCAGGGTGGGTGAGTGCTCCCTGCCCCTGCGTGGTGGCCCTGGCCCCACCACCCCAGAGGCACCCAAGCCCAGTCTTGGTGCAGCCGAGGGGTTGAGCTGCCAGGGTGGCCAGTCCCATCCCCGACGTGTGGactcagaggagctgctgtgggatgtggtgggcagggaccAGTCCCTGGCTGGCATCTTGGCCCCCTCGACCTCCCTTGGCCCCACCACTGAGGTGATGGGTGAGCGGCAGGCCTGGCGGGAGTGCTTCCAGCAGGACTGGCGCCTGGAGAACCTGGCACAGGACAG GCAGGGTTTTGAGCCCATCTCACCACCCCCCACAAGCACTGGCAGCTCCACCTCCTACCCAGCATACTACAGCGCAGCAGCAGGCAAAGCCGAGCCACTTGGCAAGGTGAAGGAGCTGCcggaggtggtggaggggagctcagaggatgaggatgaggaggcaGACCGTGAGCTGGTGGAAAAGAAG ctgcagctgattGAGAGCCTGAGCCggaagctggcagtgctgcaggaggcacagcgggggctgcaggaggacatCAGCGCCAACGGGGCACTGGGCGAGGATGTGGCTGCCCGTCTGCAAGCCCTTTGCACCCCAGGGGAGTTCGACAAGTACCGCCTCTTCGTGGGTGACCTGGACAAGGTGGTcaacctcctgctctccctctcGGGGCGCTTGGCCCGGGTGgagactgccctgagcagcctggggccACATGCACCTGCGGAGGACAAg GTGGCCCTGCGGGAGAAACAGCggctgctggtggcacagctAGAGGACGCCAAAGAACTGAAGGAGCACGTGGGGCGGCGGGAGGAGGCGGTGGGTGCCATGGTGGCACGGTACCTGCCCGCTGAGCACCTGCAGGACTACCGGCACTTCGTCAAGATGAAGTCAGCCCTCATCACTGAGCAgcgggagctggaggagaagatcAAGCTGGGCCAAGAGCAGCTCCGTTGCCTGCGCGAGAGCCTCGGCCAGGTCCCTAAGGGTTGCTAG
- the BMP15 gene encoding bone morphogenetic protein 15, with protein MALFHPFTSLLLLLLLLAVPLSGATNQSLLLPGSLPAVPPLPLLQALQVRAPGSRGWQLGPASRQPLRYMLDLYRRAADREGRPRHGRNLGTNTVRLVQASSHGGLPWAGRWYVQPLTYRLEGQSKAEHLLRATVVYLPSLPLASGRLLCALELAATGEAPGLLLSPAVHPRHSWAEAEVTPYLVPGNGSTGSLELRHVCVRAGRAGGHDTPAAPSHPFLLLYLNDTRAGLAPPTGEPQRHRRDTGTLAHDLPGYLREKGGEKSDCSLRPFPVSFAQLGWDHWIIAPHRYNPRYCKGACPRLLRYDYHAPNHAVVQSFVHQLVDANVPRPSCVPYRYSPISVLMIERDGGILYKEYENMIAESCTCR; from the exons ATGGCTTTGTTCCATCCCTTcaccagcctcctcctcctcctcctcctccttgctgtGCCTCTCTCTGGGGCTACAAAccagtccctgctgctccctggctcGCTGCCTGCTgtcccccccctgcccctcctgcagGCCCTGCAAGTGCGGGCACCAGGCAGCCGGGGCTGGCAACTGGGGCCAGCAAGCAGACAGCCCCTGCGCTACATGCTGGATCTGTACCGACGTGCTGCTGACCGTGAAGGGCGACCACGCCATGGCCGCAACCTGGGCACCAACACTGTCCGCCTGGTCCAGGCCAGTTCCCACGGTGGTCTACCCTGGGCAG GTCGCTGGTACGTGCAGCCCCTCACCTACCGCCTGGAGGGCCAGTCCAAGGCAGAGCACCTCCTCCGAGCCACTGTGGTCtacctgcccagcctgccactGGCCAGCGGTCGCCTCCTTTGTGCCCTGGAGCTGGCGGCCACCGGTGAGGCACCCGGGTTGCTGCTCAGTCCTGCTGTCCACCCCCGCCACAGTTGGGCAGAAGCAGAGGTCACCCCCTACCTGGTGCCAGGAAACGGCAGCACAGGGAGCCTAGAGCTGCGGCATGTCTGTGTGCGTGCCGGACGGGCAGGCGGTCATGATACCCCAGCGGCTCCCAGccaccccttcctcctcctctacctCAACGACACCCGGGCTGGGTTGGCACCTCCAACAGGAGAGCCGCAGAGACACCGGCGTGACACAGGGACGCTGGCCCACGATCTGCCTGGCTACCTgcgggagaagggaggggagaagagtgACTGCTCCCTGCGCCCCTTCCCTGTCAGCTTcgcccagctgggctgggaccaCTGGATCATTGCTCCCCACCGCTACAACCCGCGCTACTGCAAGGGTGCTTGTCCCCGCCTGCTCCGCTATGACTACCACGCACCCAATCACGCTGTAGTGCAGAGCTTCGTCCATCAGCTGGTGGATGCCAACGTGCCTCGGCCGTCCTGCGTCCCCTACCGTTACAGTCCCATCAGTGTCCTCATGATAGAGCGCGACGGCGGCATCCTCTACAAGGAGTATGAGAACATGAtcgcagagtcctgcacctgccGGTAA